TTCGTGCGGACCAGCAGCGATGGCTGGCGCGAGGCGTCGATTGCCGCCGGCAACGATCCGGCGATTGCAGGACCTGCCGCAGCGAGTACAACGGCATTCTATCTGGGCGAGGCGCCTCCGGGCGGCGGCTGATGCACGCATTCGACATACTCGGCGACCCCGTTCGCCGGCGCATTCTGGAACTGCTGTCCGAGAGCAGCCGGTCCTCCGGCGAGGTCGTTGAAGTGATCCAGGCCGAGTTCGGCATCTCGCAGGCCGGCGTCTCGCAGCATCTGAAGGTGCTGCGGGAGAACGGCTTTGCGACCGTCGCCGCCGAAGGCACACGGCGCATCTATACACTGGATGCGGCGCCGCTCCGGCAAGTCGATGACTGGCTCGGACATTTCCGGGGCTTCTGGACACACAAGCTGGAATCGCTGGCGACAGAAGTGCGCCGGGGCAAGAAGAAGCAGGACTAGCCTCTGCTTGACGGCCCGTGCGGCAGGCATTCCAGTGTTCCCCAAAATAAACGGGAGGAACACGATGGCGGAAGATGGCGCGAATGCACAGTTTGAAGGCTTCAAGCGCGGGCGGCTGGATGACGAGATCGTCAATCCGGAGCTTTATGCGAGCGAGGAAATCCACGACGTCTATACGAAGCTGCGCCGGGACGACCCGCTGCACTGGACCGAGCCGGAAGGCTTCCGGCCCTTCTGGTCGGTGACCAAGCAGGCGGACATCCTCGAGATCGAGCGCCAGCACCAGATTTTCACCAACAGCCAGCGCACCTACCTCAGCCCGATTGCGGGCGAGGCGTGGATCAAGTCGATGACGGGAGACACGCATCTCTTCCGGACGCTGGTGGACCTCGACGACCCGGTGCACATGAAGCTGCGCGCCCTGACGCAGGGCTGGTTCATGCCGCCGAACCTTCGCAAGCTGGAGGAGCGTATTGCGGGCCTTGCCAAGGAACACGTGGACCATATGGCCAGCCTTGGCGGCGAATGCGACTTCGTGAAGGAAGTGGCGCTCTGGTATCCGCTGCGTGTCATCAATTCGATTCTCGGTGTTCCGAGGTCGGATGAAAAGTTCATCATGAAGATGACGCAGGAAATCTTCGGACCCGGCGACCCCGATGTCGCCGCCGAGAGCGACAACCTTTCCGAGGACGGCAAATCCGTTACCAGCGACCAGGGCGTCAACCTCCTGCAGACCGCGCAGGAACTGTTCGCCTATTTCGGCGCCATCACCACCGCGCGCCGAGCAAACCCGACAGATGACCTTGCGAGCGTGATTGCCAATGGCATGATCGACGGCCAGCCCATCGGCGACCGGGAAGCGATGAGCTATTACATCATCGTCGCGACCGCCGGTCATGACACGACCAGTTCTACCGCCTCAGGCGGCCTGCTGGAGCTGATCCGCCGGCCTGAACAGATGGCGAAACTTAAGGCGAACCCGGCGCTGCTGCCCAACGCCGTCGAGGAAATGATCCGTTGGGTGACGCCCGTGAAGCATTTCATGCGCACCGCGACCGAGGACTATTCGCTCCGTGGAAAGACGATCCGCAAGGGTGACGGGTTGACGCTGTTCTACTGGTCCGGAAACCGCGACGAGGAGGTGTTCGACCAGCCGTTCGAGTTCAGAGTCGACCGCGACGTGAAGAAGCAGGTCGCCTTCGGCCACGGTGTGCACCTGTGCCTGGGCATGCATATGGCGCGGATGGAGATCAAGGCGCTGTTCGCCGAACTTCTGCCACGCCTTGAATCCATCGAACTGGCGGGCGAGCCGAAGAACACGCGCGCCAATTTCGTCTCGGGTCTGAAAAGCCTGCCGGTGCGCTACCGGCTCAAATAAGAAAAGCCGGGCAAGGCGCTGCGCCCTGCCCGGCTTTGGCTTGTTTGTCTCGGACTAACGAACCGCAAAATCCGTCGGCTCCACGCTCTTGCCGTCCGCGCCCTTTTCGCCTTTTGGCTGGCCATGCTTGTTCGGGCCCATGAAGCCGAAGAGGTGGCCAGCCACTTTCCGGATCTGGATCTCTTCCGAGCCTTCCGTAATGCGGTAGCGGCGGTGGTGGCGGTAGATGTGCTCGAACGGCTTGTGGCGGGAATAGCCGATGCCGCCGTGCACCTGCATGGCGCGGTCGGCCGCCTCACACACAAGTCGGTTTGCGTAATAGTTGCACATAGACACCTTGTCGGAGAGCTTGATCGCCACTTCCGGTTTCGACATCTGGTCCATTTCCCAGGCCGTCTTGAAGATCAGCAGGCGGAGCATCTCGGCCTGCGTGGCGAGCTCGACCAGGGGGAACTGGATCGCCTGGTTGGTCGCCAGCGGCTTGCCGAAGGGCTTGCGCTCCAGCGCATACTTCACGCTCTCGTTGATGCAGTAGATCGCCGCGCCGCAGGAGGAGGCCGCCTGGCGGATGCGGTTCTCGTGGACGAAGTGCTGGGCCAGCGCGAGGCCGCCTTCGGGCGGGCCGAACACGGCATCTTCCGGCACCCAGACATCCTTGATGGTGAGGCGCGGGTGATCCGTCGGCATGTTGAAGGTCCACATGTACTCTTCAATGATCACGCCGGGGTCACGCGCCGGGATGATCAGGCAGGTGATGCCCTTCGCGTCGCCGTCTTTTCCACTGGTGCGGCAGAACAGCATGATATGGGTGGCAACGTGCATGCCGGTGATCCACATTTTCTCGCCGTTGATCAGCCAGCCGTCCTTGCCGTCCTTCTTGTGGCGCACGGCGCGGGTTTCCATGTGGGTCGCGTCGGAGCCGTGGTGCGGTTCGGTCAGGCCGAAGCAGGCGATGAACTTGCCTTCCAGCGCCGCCGTCGCAAGGTGCTTCTGGTCCGGACGGGCGAAGTCCCGAAGCATCAGGATCTGCGGGAAGTTGCCGACGA
The genomic region above belongs to Acidobacteriota bacterium and contains:
- a CDS encoding cytochrome P450, which translates into the protein MAEDGANAQFEGFKRGRLDDEIVNPELYASEEIHDVYTKLRRDDPLHWTEPEGFRPFWSVTKQADILEIERQHQIFTNSQRTYLSPIAGEAWIKSMTGDTHLFRTLVDLDDPVHMKLRALTQGWFMPPNLRKLEERIAGLAKEHVDHMASLGGECDFVKEVALWYPLRVINSILGVPRSDEKFIMKMTQEIFGPGDPDVAAESDNLSEDGKSVTSDQGVNLLQTAQELFAYFGAITTARRANPTDDLASVIANGMIDGQPIGDREAMSYYIIVATAGHDTTSSTASGGLLELIRRPEQMAKLKANPALLPNAVEEMIRWVTPVKHFMRTATEDYSLRGKTIRKGDGLTLFYWSGNRDEEVFDQPFEFRVDRDVKKQVAFGHGVHLCLGMHMARMEIKALFAELLPRLESIELAGEPKNTRANFVSGLKSLPVRYRLK
- a CDS encoding helix-turn-helix transcriptional regulator → MHAFDILGDPVRRRILELLSESSRSSGEVVEVIQAEFGISQAGVSQHLKVLRENGFATVAAEGTRRIYTLDAAPLRQVDDWLGHFRGFWTHKLESLATEVRRGKKKQD
- a CDS encoding acyl-CoA dehydrogenase family protein; protein product: MDFNIPKDIADYLVVLDKFIEDEIKPLQAQDDNERFFDHRREWARTDFENEGLPRPEWEALLREAKKRADKAGHLRYALPKEFGGQDGSNLGMAIIREHFARKGLGLHNDLQNEHSIVGNFPQILMLRDFARPDQKHLATAALEGKFIACFGLTEPHHGSDATHMETRAVRHKKDGKDGWLINGEKMWITGMHVATHIMLFCRTSGKDGDAKGITCLIIPARDPGVIIEEYMWTFNMPTDHPRLTIKDVWVPEDAVFGPPEGGLALAQHFVHENRIRQAASSCGAAIYCINESVKYALERKPFGKPLATNQAIQFPLVELATQAEMLRLLIFKTAWEMDQMSKPEVAIKLSDKVSMCNYYANRLVCEAADRAMQVHGGIGYSRHKPFEHIYRHHRRYRITEGSEEIQIRKVAGHLFGFMGPNKHGQPKGEKGADGKSVEPTDFAVR